In Firmicutes bacterium ASF500, a single genomic region encodes these proteins:
- the ngcG_1 gene encoding Diacetylchitobiose uptake system permease protein NgcG — translation MKKLSPAKAGTYAVLTFWALTTLYPFVWVILNSFRERGLIRKDSFSIPLPGNGFTMGNYGKAMERFDFGSAYMNSLIVSIAVTIAVVLIAGFAAYGLVRFRFKLRGVCYSLIMAGMMFPVFSTIIPVFRMEAAWGIASSGSRWLSLAAVILPQIAGNLCFAIIVLMGFIESVPMELEESAYMDGCSVFQVYFHIIMPAAKSSFATVAIFSFLWSYNDLFTQNFFLRTPREKTITLLLNEISSQAGVDYGLMAASVVLIVVPVLVVYVALQKHIIKGLTAGAIKG, via the coding sequence ATGAAAAAGCTTTCGCCCGCCAAGGCGGGTACCTATGCGGTCCTTACCTTCTGGGCCCTGACCACCCTGTACCCCTTCGTCTGGGTCATTCTCAACTCCTTCCGGGAGCGGGGCCTCATCCGCAAGGACTCCTTCTCCATCCCTCTGCCGGGGAACGGCTTTACCATGGGGAACTACGGCAAGGCCATGGAGCGGTTCGACTTCGGCAGCGCCTACATGAACAGCCTGATCGTCTCTATTGCCGTCACCATCGCGGTGGTGCTCATCGCCGGCTTTGCCGCCTACGGGCTGGTCCGCTTCCGCTTCAAGCTGCGGGGGGTGTGCTACAGCCTTATCATGGCGGGCATGATGTTCCCCGTGTTCTCCACTATCATCCCCGTGTTCCGCATGGAGGCCGCCTGGGGGATCGCCAGCAGCGGCAGCCGGTGGCTCAGTCTGGCGGCGGTCATCCTGCCCCAGATTGCCGGCAACCTGTGCTTCGCCATCATCGTGCTCATGGGCTTTATCGAGTCGGTGCCCATGGAGCTGGAGGAGAGCGCCTATATGGACGGATGCAGCGTGTTCCAGGTGTATTTCCACATCATCATGCCGGCGGCCAAGTCCTCCTTTGCCACGGTGGCTATCTTCTCCTTCCTGTGGAGCTATAACGACCTGTTCACCCAGAATTTCTTCCTCCGAACCCCCCGGGAGAAGACCATCACCCTGCTGCTCAACGAGATCAGCTCCCAGGCGGGGGTGGACTACGGCCTGATGGCCGCCTCGGTAGTGCTCATCGTGGTGCCGGTGCTCGTTGTCTATGTCGCCCTGCAAAAGCACATCATCAAGGGACTGACCGCCGGGGCCATCAAGGGGTAG
- the melD_1 gene encoding Melibiose/raffinose/stachyose import permease protein MelD, producing MGPTLYRKKAPLIAFLLPAFVFLILFLYYPFVQNIINSFSDITGLGAPAQGLNSPWYANYTALFTDPKLRTALGNTVLLTICTVVFQVGIALILALLVDSIRVGAQLFRTLYFFPIVISATALGLMFNLIFLYNGGMLNQLLMNLGITAENIDWKDPDHFLFTMFAPVMWQYVGFYFVILVTGLNNISQDLYEAAALDGCTGLSRVRYVTLPLLRNVLCTCLVLAITGSLKVFDLPWVMFGAGMPQDQGWLTGTYMYDQTFNRGNVDYGSAIAILIVVLGVLFSNIANRVFKPRNDI from the coding sequence ATGGGCCCCACGCTGTACCGAAAAAAAGCCCCGCTGATCGCCTTTCTGCTCCCGGCGTTTGTCTTCCTGATCCTGTTTCTGTACTACCCCTTTGTCCAGAACATCATCAACAGCTTTTCTGATATCACCGGCCTGGGGGCCCCGGCCCAGGGCCTGAACAGCCCCTGGTACGCCAACTATACCGCCCTGTTCACCGACCCCAAGCTGCGCACCGCCCTGGGCAACACGGTACTGCTTACCATCTGCACTGTGGTCTTTCAGGTGGGCATCGCCCTCATTCTGGCCCTGCTGGTGGACTCCATCCGGGTGGGGGCCCAGCTGTTCCGGACGCTGTATTTCTTCCCCATCGTCATCTCCGCCACCGCCCTGGGCCTGATGTTCAACCTGATTTTCCTCTACAACGGCGGAATGCTCAACCAGCTGCTGATGAACCTGGGAATCACGGCGGAGAACATCGACTGGAAGGACCCGGACCACTTCCTGTTCACCATGTTCGCCCCGGTGATGTGGCAGTATGTGGGCTTCTACTTTGTCATTCTGGTCACCGGACTGAATAACATCTCCCAGGACCTCTACGAGGCCGCCGCCCTGGACGGCTGTACCGGGCTGAGCCGGGTGCGGTACGTCACCCTGCCCCTGCTGCGCAACGTGCTGTGTACCTGCCTGGTGCTGGCAATTACCGGATCGCTGAAGGTCTTTGACCTGCCCTGGGTCATGTTCGGGGCGGGGATGCCCCAGGACCAGGGCTGGCTCACCGGCACCTATATGTATGACCAGACCTTCAATCGGGGGAACGTGGACTACGGCTCCGCCATTGCCATATTGATCGTGGTGCTGGGTGTGCTGTTCTCCAACATCGCCAACCGGGTCTTTAAGCCCCGGAACGACATTTGA
- a CDS encoding putative response regulatory protein, giving the protein MYKVVLIDDEAIITEGLQKVVDWEAHGCQVAALAQDAASGAQAIRRHRPDILFTDIKMPGEDGLTMLAGLKGEFPRMQIAVLTGYRDFEYAQRAIRLGVSRFLLKPSKMDELNEALDYMTGVLDRLPPEEEPQPQPGEEDPNSFLVRQAQAYIGEHYAQHLSLQDVAGHCYVSQWHLSKLLNKHLGQSFYDLLNAERVQRAKDLMEDPSLRISKVAERVGYADTAHFSRVFKKLEGSSAGEWRNTHCGR; this is encoded by the coding sequence GTGTATAAGGTCGTTCTTATAGACGACGAGGCCATCATCACAGAGGGCCTGCAAAAGGTGGTGGACTGGGAGGCCCACGGCTGTCAGGTGGCGGCGCTGGCCCAGGACGCCGCCTCGGGAGCCCAGGCCATCCGGCGGCACAGGCCGGATATCCTGTTTACCGACATCAAAATGCCCGGAGAGGACGGCCTGACCATGCTGGCCGGTCTGAAGGGGGAGTTTCCCCGTATGCAGATCGCCGTGCTCACCGGCTATCGGGACTTTGAATATGCCCAGCGGGCCATCCGTCTGGGCGTGTCCCGCTTTCTCCTCAAGCCCTCCAAGATGGACGAGCTGAACGAGGCCCTGGACTACATGACCGGCGTCCTGGACCGCCTGCCCCCCGAGGAGGAGCCCCAGCCCCAGCCGGGGGAGGAGGACCCCAACAGCTTCCTGGTCCGTCAGGCCCAGGCCTACATCGGGGAGCACTACGCCCAGCACCTGTCCCTCCAGGATGTGGCCGGTCACTGCTATGTCAGCCAGTGGCACCTGTCCAAGCTGCTCAATAAGCACCTGGGCCAGTCCTTCTACGACCTGCTCAACGCGGAGCGGGTGCAGCGGGCCAAGGACCTGATGGAGGACCCCTCCCTGCGGATCAGCAAGGTGGCCGAGCGGGTGGGCTACGCCGACACCGCCCATTTCTCCCGGGTGTTCAAAAAGCTGGAGGGGAGCTCGGCGGGGGAGTGGCGCAACACCCACTGCGGGCGGTAA
- the pgm gene encoding Phosphoglucomutase, translated as MSIKFGTGGWRAVIGDGFTKANVQLLTAALARKMKEEGVAQRGFLIGYDRRFLSQEAAHWAAEVMAGADIPCMVVEREAPTPLIMFAVKYYELSYGMAVTASHNPALYNGVKVFVKGGRDADELVTASLETHIAALEGEEIPAVPYEEGVRTGQIQIIDPMNSYIDSIIRSVNMDAIRSRGLKVVLDPMFGVSKTALSTILITARCDVDVIHERRDALFGGRLPAPNSKTLIGLQNFVLENGCDIGIATDGDADRLGIIDDRGEFLHPNKILVLLYYYLLKYKGWHGAAVRNLATTHLLDAIAARFGERCYEVPVGFKHVSGKMLETGAVIGGESSGGLTVRGHIQGKDGIYAASLLVEMMSTTGRSLSELYREITDQCGSFEMVERGYRFSQEEKERISKTLMEDKLLPDFGAGVEKVSYADGCKVYFKDGGWVVSRFSGTEPLLRVFCEMDTTQRAAETAACMERFLGLEGRNIE; from the coding sequence ATGAGCATCAAATTCGGCACCGGCGGCTGGAGAGCCGTCATCGGCGACGGCTTTACCAAGGCCAACGTCCAGCTGCTTACCGCGGCCCTGGCCCGGAAGATGAAGGAGGAGGGGGTGGCCCAGCGGGGCTTCCTCATCGGCTATGACCGGCGGTTCCTCTCCCAGGAGGCCGCCCACTGGGCCGCCGAGGTGATGGCCGGGGCGGACATCCCCTGCATGGTGGTGGAGCGGGAGGCACCTACCCCCCTCATCATGTTCGCGGTGAAGTACTACGAGCTGTCCTACGGCATGGCGGTCACCGCCAGCCACAACCCCGCCCTGTACAACGGGGTGAAGGTGTTTGTCAAGGGCGGGCGGGACGCCGACGAGCTGGTCACCGCCAGCCTTGAGACCCACATCGCCGCCCTGGAGGGGGAGGAAATCCCCGCCGTCCCCTACGAGGAGGGAGTGCGGACAGGTCAGATCCAGATCATTGATCCCATGAACTCCTACATCGACTCCATCATCCGGTCGGTGAACATGGACGCCATCCGCTCCCGGGGGCTGAAGGTGGTGCTGGACCCCATGTTCGGTGTGTCCAAGACCGCCCTGAGCACCATCCTCATCACCGCCCGGTGCGACGTGGACGTGATCCACGAACGGCGGGACGCCCTCTTTGGGGGCCGGCTCCCCGCCCCCAACAGCAAGACGCTGATCGGATTGCAGAACTTCGTGCTGGAGAACGGCTGCGACATCGGCATTGCCACCGACGGCGACGCCGACCGGCTGGGCATCATCGACGACCGGGGGGAGTTCCTCCACCCCAACAAGATTCTGGTACTGCTGTACTACTACCTGCTGAAATACAAGGGCTGGCACGGGGCGGCGGTGCGCAACCTGGCTACCACCCACCTGCTGGACGCCATCGCGGCCCGGTTTGGCGAGCGGTGCTACGAGGTCCCGGTGGGCTTCAAGCACGTGTCCGGCAAAATGCTGGAGACCGGGGCGGTCATCGGCGGCGAGAGCTCCGGCGGTCTCACCGTCCGGGGCCACATCCAGGGCAAGGACGGCATCTACGCCGCCTCCCTGCTGGTGGAGATGATGTCCACCACCGGGAGAAGTCTGTCCGAGCTGTACCGGGAGATCACGGACCAGTGCGGCTCCTTCGAGATGGTGGAGCGGGGCTACCGCTTCTCCCAGGAGGAGAAGGAGCGCATCAGCAAAACCCTGATGGAGGACAAGCTGCTCCCCGACTTCGGCGCCGGGGTGGAGAAGGTGAGCTACGCCGACGGCTGCAAGGTCTATTTCAAGGACGGCGGCTGGGTGGTCAGCCGCTTCTCGGGCACCGAGCCCCTTCTGCGGGTGTTCTGCGAGATGGACACCACCCAGCGGGCGGCGGAGACCGCGGCCTGCATGGAGCGCTTCCTGGGCCTGGAGGGCCGGAACATCGAATGA
- the yhcH gene encoding putative protein YhcH gives MIYDTLAHLESYRGIHPGVMKGLELLRDTDFSRMEDGRYEVDGGDLFFMLQSYDTKPVNDTPEAHKKYIDIQFLISGGELMGVGPLEEMDREVEARPEGDIWFYNGPLSRLLLAGDRFTVLWPGDAHAPGIALDGKPAPCRKCVVKVKV, from the coding sequence ATGATCTATGATACACTGGCGCACCTGGAGTCCTACCGGGGGATTCACCCCGGGGTGATGAAGGGTCTGGAGCTGCTGCGGGACACGGATTTCTCCCGCATGGAGGACGGCCGCTATGAGGTGGACGGCGGCGACCTGTTTTTCATGCTCCAGAGCTACGACACCAAGCCGGTCAACGACACCCCCGAGGCCCACAAAAAATATATCGACATCCAGTTCCTGATCTCCGGCGGGGAGCTGATGGGCGTCGGCCCTCTGGAGGAGATGGACCGGGAGGTGGAGGCCCGCCCCGAGGGGGATATCTGGTTTTACAACGGCCCCCTGAGCCGGCTCCTGCTGGCCGGAGACCGCTTCACAGTCCTCTGGCCCGGGGACGCCCACGCCCCCGGCATCGCTTTGGACGGAAAGCCCGCCCCCTGCCGCAAGTGCGTGGTCAAGGTCAAGGTTTAA